The following proteins come from a genomic window of Mycobacterium sp. DL:
- the otsB gene encoding trehalose-phosphatase, which yields MKLPVTIDPRHHDAVLFDLDGVLSSDVPLFGATIDLAAKLRATGVAAAAYSSNPECRRALKAAGVDDVFGVCIEGVAGERGTPENPDPTILLDATRRLGLRPQRCVVVENSVAGVAAGRAGGFALVIGIGGAAASGEMTRHGADVVLPDLADVAVLTGHRRISELPNALASYGQLIGITSARESMLFLDYDGTLSPIVSDPDAARLVEGAAEALRLVSTVCPVAILSGRDLADIQARVGIPGIWYAGSHGFELTGPDGTHHQNDAAAVFVPILEKAAGKLTHGLDHVPGVRVEHKRFAVAVHFREVQPDLVGEIVSAAHQVGAQSGLRVTNGRMLVELRPDLDWDKGTTLAWIRDRIDASRSLMPIYIGDDLTDEDAFDAVRFDGVGIVVGHDEDGDRKTAAHFTLQDPDQVREFIERGSRWLAYKHQVSSEAWDYVFDGYDPHNEKLREALCTVGNGYFATRGAAPESKAGQVHYPGTYAAGVYNRLVDDVSGTEIDNESLVNLPNWLALTFRIDDGEWFDIDAVTVLSYRQALDLRGAVLHREVRFRDDVGRTSSLTQRRFAAMHLPHVGALETTIVAEDWSGILEFRSTLDGNVTNSLVERYRDLDGGHLGSAVARELSTNSVLLTVQTTQSRVPVAMAARNTLWRDGEPVPATYRLFTEDAEIGHDIAVRLSSGESVSVEKVVTVYTGRDVATSGPGVDAHRWIARLGRFSELLDGHLTEWTHLWERLSIEFDDFTDEVRILRLHMLHLLQTASPNTADVDAGVPARGLHGEAYRGHIFWDELFIFPVLNLRLPMVTRSLLGYRYRRLPEARHAARAAGHSGAMFPWQSGSDGREESQRLHLNPRSGHWNPDASARAHHIGIAVAYNSWKFYQVTGDLAYLIDYGAELLAEIARFFVSLATYDDERARFDIRGVIGPDEFHSGYPHAPYDGIDNNAYTNVMAVWVIMRALDALNLLPLPNRLDLMETLGLHSAELAHWDDVSRRMFVPFHDGVISQFEGYGDLAELDWERLRSQYGNIQRLDRILEAEHDDVNRYKASKQADALMLLYLLSADELRELLARLGYRLTPEQVPQMVDYYLARTSHGSTLSGVVHTWVLARANRDRALEFFTQALKSDVSDIQGGTTSEGIHLAAMAGTVDLMQRCFTGLETRSNRIILSPYWPKQLGVLAIPIHYRGLHLHLRVSGKGVIISVDPRDAAGIEVECHGEVVELMPGTTIRFPG from the coding sequence ATGAAGCTGCCCGTCACCATCGACCCGCGTCATCACGACGCGGTGCTCTTCGATCTCGACGGGGTTCTGAGCAGCGACGTGCCGCTCTTCGGCGCAACCATCGACCTGGCCGCCAAGCTGCGTGCTACAGGCGTTGCTGCGGCGGCCTATTCGTCGAACCCTGAGTGCCGGCGCGCCCTCAAGGCGGCGGGGGTCGACGACGTGTTCGGGGTCTGCATCGAGGGGGTTGCGGGCGAACGCGGAACCCCCGAAAACCCGGATCCGACCATACTTCTGGATGCGACGCGCCGACTCGGTCTGCGACCGCAACGGTGTGTGGTCGTGGAGAATTCCGTCGCGGGTGTTGCCGCCGGCCGTGCCGGCGGGTTCGCGCTCGTCATCGGAATCGGTGGCGCCGCAGCGTCCGGGGAAATGACCCGCCACGGCGCCGACGTCGTGCTGCCCGACCTGGCCGACGTCGCCGTACTCACGGGTCACCGACGGATCTCGGAGCTCCCCAATGCGTTGGCGTCCTACGGTCAGCTGATCGGCATCACCAGTGCCCGCGAGTCGATGTTGTTCCTGGACTACGACGGAACGCTGTCCCCCATCGTCTCGGACCCCGATGCGGCCAGACTCGTCGAGGGAGCCGCCGAAGCGTTGCGACTCGTATCCACGGTGTGCCCGGTGGCCATCCTCAGCGGTCGGGACCTCGCGGACATACAGGCCCGGGTCGGCATTCCCGGGATCTGGTATGCGGGCAGCCACGGGTTCGAGTTGACGGGGCCGGACGGCACCCATCACCAGAACGATGCCGCTGCGGTGTTCGTGCCCATCCTGGAGAAGGCGGCCGGGAAACTCACCCACGGTCTCGACCATGTTCCGGGCGTACGAGTGGAGCACAAGCGGTTTGCGGTGGCGGTCCACTTCCGTGAGGTGCAGCCGGACCTCGTCGGTGAGATCGTCTCCGCCGCACACCAGGTGGGTGCGCAGTCGGGCCTGCGGGTGACCAATGGGCGGATGCTCGTGGAGCTGCGTCCCGACCTCGACTGGGACAAGGGAACCACCCTGGCGTGGATACGCGACCGCATCGACGCGTCACGCTCGCTGATGCCGATCTACATCGGCGACGACCTGACCGACGAGGACGCGTTCGACGCCGTCCGCTTCGACGGCGTCGGCATCGTCGTCGGACACGACGAGGACGGTGACCGCAAGACGGCCGCCCACTTCACACTCCAGGACCCGGATCAGGTGCGCGAGTTCATCGAACGCGGTTCGCGTTGGCTGGCGTACAAACATCAGGTCTCGAGCGAGGCTTGGGACTACGTCTTCGACGGATACGATCCGCACAACGAGAAGCTCCGCGAGGCGTTGTGCACGGTGGGTAACGGCTATTTCGCCACCCGCGGTGCCGCGCCCGAGTCGAAGGCCGGTCAGGTGCACTATCCGGGCACCTACGCAGCCGGCGTGTACAACCGGCTCGTCGACGACGTGTCAGGGACCGAGATCGACAACGAGAGCCTGGTGAACCTGCCGAACTGGCTCGCCTTGACCTTCCGCATCGACGACGGCGAGTGGTTCGACATCGATGCGGTCACCGTGCTGTCCTATCGGCAGGCACTCGATCTTCGCGGCGCAGTTCTACACCGGGAGGTCCGGTTTCGTGACGACGTGGGCCGGACGAGCTCGCTGACGCAACGGCGATTCGCGGCGATGCACCTGCCCCACGTAGGCGCCCTCGAGACCACGATCGTCGCCGAGGACTGGTCGGGAATACTCGAGTTCCGCTCCACACTGGACGGCAACGTGACCAACTCGCTCGTCGAGCGCTACCGGGATCTGGACGGCGGGCATCTGGGGTCGGCAGTCGCCCGTGAGCTCTCGACCAACTCGGTCCTGCTGACCGTGCAGACCACACAATCGCGCGTTCCGGTCGCCATGGCCGCACGAAACACGCTGTGGCGCGACGGTGAACCCGTACCGGCCACCTACCGCCTGTTCACCGAAGACGCCGAGATCGGCCACGACATCGCAGTGCGATTGTCCTCCGGTGAGTCGGTGTCGGTCGAGAAGGTGGTGACCGTCTACACGGGCCGCGACGTGGCGACCTCCGGACCCGGTGTCGACGCGCACCGCTGGATCGCCCGGCTCGGCAGGTTCTCCGAGTTGCTCGACGGACACCTGACCGAGTGGACACATCTGTGGGAGCGGTTGTCGATCGAGTTCGACGACTTCACCGACGAAGTGCGGATCCTGCGGCTGCACATGCTGCACCTGCTGCAGACCGCGTCGCCGAACACCGCCGACGTCGATGCCGGGGTTCCCGCCCGGGGACTCCACGGCGAGGCCTACCGCGGGCACATCTTCTGGGACGAACTGTTCATCTTCCCGGTGCTCAACCTGAGGCTGCCGATGGTCACCCGATCGCTGCTGGGCTACCGCTACCGGCGGTTGCCGGAGGCCAGACACGCTGCCCGTGCCGCAGGTCATTCGGGCGCGATGTTCCCGTGGCAGTCCGGCAGCGACGGCCGCGAGGAAAGTCAACGGCTGCACCTGAATCCGCGCAGCGGTCACTGGAATCCGGACGCCAGTGCCCGTGCACACCACATCGGTATCGCCGTGGCCTACAACTCGTGGAAGTTCTACCAGGTCACCGGTGACCTCGCCTACCTGATCGACTACGGTGCCGAACTGCTGGCCGAGATCGCCCGGTTCTTCGTCAGCCTGGCCACCTACGACGACGAGCGCGCACGCTTCGACATCCGCGGCGTCATCGGCCCGGACGAGTTCCACTCCGGCTATCCCCACGCCCCCTACGACGGGATCGACAACAACGCCTACACCAACGTGATGGCGGTGTGGGTCATCATGCGCGCCCTCGACGCACTGAATCTACTGCCGTTGCCGAACCGCCTCGACCTGATGGAGACGCTGGGACTGCACAGTGCAGAACTCGCACATTGGGACGACGTGAGCCGGCGGATGTTCGTCCCGTTCCACGATGGCGTGATCAGCCAGTTCGAGGGCTATGGCGATCTGGCGGAATTGGATTGGGAACGTCTGCGCAGCCAGTACGGCAACATTCAACGGCTGGACCGCATCCTTGAAGCGGAACACGACGACGTGAACCGCTACAAGGCGTCCAAGCAAGCCGACGCACTGATGCTGCTCTACCTGCTGTCCGCTGACGAACTCCGCGAGCTACTCGCCCGGCTCGGGTATCGGCTCACGCCGGAACAGGTACCGCAGATGGTGGACTACTACCTTGCCCGCACCTCCCACGGCTCGACGCTCAGTGGCGTTGTGCACACCTGGGTGCTCGCTCGGGCGAACCGCGATCGGGCCTTGGAATTCTTCACCCAGGCTCTGAAGTCCGATGTGTCCGACATCCAGGGCGGCACCACGTCCGAGGGTATCCACTTGGCGGCCATGGCGGGAACCGTAGACCTCATGCAGCGGTGCTTCACCGGGCTGGAGACCCGTTCCAATCGGATCATCCTCTCGCCCTACTGGCCGAAACAGCTTGGTGTGTTGGCGATACCGATCCACTATCGCGGTCTGCACCTGCACCTGCGGGTCAGCGGAAAGGGTGTGATCATCAGCGTGGATCCCCGCGACGCGGCCGGAATCGAAGTCGAGTGTCACGGTGAGGTCGTCGAACTGATGCCGGGAACGACGATCCGGTTCCCAGGCTGA
- the ppsA gene encoding phosphoenolpyruvate synthase, which translates to MDTSGFVRFFEDMGIDDVPLVGGKNASLGEMFQKLSDQGVRVPHGFAVTAAAYRHMLDEAGAWDRLHAELDDIDPADVAALARKAKRAREIVYGAGLPDDLAASILAGYLALQREYGEDVSLAVRSSATAEDLPTASFAGQQDSYLNIKGEESLLDTCRRCFASLFTDRAIHYRIDQGFDHFKVSLSIGVMKMVRSDIASSGVMFSLDTESGFRDTVFITGAYGLGENVVQGAVDPDEFYVHKPTYLAGHRAVLRRLLGDKAVKMILVDGETKNTTRNIPTPKSDRARFCLTDADVLELAGYACSIEAHYGRPMDMEWAKDGLDGQLYIVQARPETVASQHSVTALETYVLEGRSEVITEGRSVGERIASGAARRIENLTQLEEFRPGEVLVADTTTPDWEPVMKTAAAIVTNRGGRTCHASIIARELGIPAVVGTGDATTCVPDGAVVTVSCAEGDTGRVYEGAVGFHVDRTEVGDLARPRTQIMLNLGNPDLAFKTSFLPNDGVGLARMEFIISEYIRVHPLALLHPERVGDKDARRTIDRLIRGYADGSEFFTERLSEGIGTIAAAFWPKPVVVRMSDFKSNEYASLIGGHSFEPSESNPMIGFRGASRYAHPAYAEGFALECAAMRRVRNEMGLTNVILMLPFVRRVAEADLVLQTMADLGLKRGENGLQIYAMCEIPNNVILIDEFAKRFDGFSIGSNDLTQLTLGVDRDSEIVAFDYDERDEGVKEMIRLAVEGCRRNGIHSGLCGQAPSDYPDMAEYLVRIGIDSMSLNPDTVVKTTRQVLELERQPVPTR; encoded by the coding sequence ATGGATACGTCTGGATTCGTTCGCTTCTTCGAAGACATGGGAATCGATGACGTGCCACTCGTCGGCGGTAAGAACGCGTCGCTGGGTGAGATGTTCCAGAAGCTCTCCGATCAGGGCGTGCGCGTCCCCCACGGATTCGCCGTCACCGCTGCCGCCTATCGGCACATGCTGGACGAGGCCGGTGCATGGGACCGCCTGCATGCCGAACTCGACGACATCGACCCCGCCGACGTCGCCGCTTTGGCGCGGAAAGCCAAACGTGCGAGAGAGATCGTCTACGGCGCCGGACTACCCGACGACCTGGCCGCCTCGATCCTGGCCGGTTACCTTGCGCTGCAGCGCGAGTACGGCGAGGACGTGAGCCTTGCGGTACGCAGTTCGGCGACGGCCGAGGATCTGCCGACCGCAAGCTTTGCCGGCCAGCAGGACTCGTACCTCAACATCAAGGGCGAGGAGAGTCTTCTCGACACCTGCAGGCGGTGTTTCGCCAGCCTGTTCACCGACCGGGCCATCCACTACCGAATCGACCAGGGCTTCGACCACTTCAAGGTCTCGCTGTCGATCGGGGTGATGAAGATGGTGCGCTCCGACATCGCGTCCTCGGGAGTGATGTTCTCGCTCGACACCGAATCGGGTTTCCGGGACACCGTCTTCATCACCGGCGCATACGGCCTCGGCGAGAACGTTGTCCAAGGCGCGGTCGATCCGGACGAGTTCTACGTTCACAAGCCGACCTATCTCGCCGGTCACCGCGCCGTGTTGCGTCGCCTCCTCGGCGACAAGGCCGTGAAGATGATCCTCGTCGACGGCGAGACCAAGAACACCACGAGGAACATTCCCACCCCGAAATCCGACCGCGCCCGGTTCTGCCTGACCGATGCCGACGTACTGGAACTGGCGGGCTATGCCTGCTCCATCGAGGCGCACTACGGCAGACCGATGGACATGGAGTGGGCGAAGGACGGTCTCGACGGCCAGCTCTACATCGTCCAGGCCCGACCCGAAACGGTGGCCTCCCAGCACAGTGTCACAGCGCTGGAAACCTATGTGCTCGAGGGCAGGAGCGAGGTCATCACCGAGGGACGCTCGGTGGGTGAGCGGATCGCCTCCGGTGCGGCGCGGCGGATAGAGAACCTCACGCAGCTCGAAGAATTCAGGCCTGGCGAGGTGCTGGTCGCCGACACGACCACACCGGACTGGGAGCCGGTCATGAAAACCGCCGCGGCGATCGTCACCAACCGCGGCGGCCGCACCTGCCACGCCTCGATCATCGCGCGCGAACTCGGCATCCCCGCCGTGGTCGGCACCGGGGACGCCACAACCTGCGTGCCCGACGGCGCGGTGGTGACCGTTTCCTGCGCCGAGGGTGACACGGGCCGGGTGTACGAGGGCGCGGTGGGTTTCCACGTGGACCGTACCGAGGTCGGCGACCTTGCCCGGCCCCGAACGCAGATCATGCTCAACCTCGGCAACCCCGACCTCGCCTTCAAGACGTCGTTCCTACCCAATGACGGTGTGGGACTGGCCCGGATGGAGTTCATCATCAGCGAGTACATCCGCGTTCACCCGCTCGCTCTGCTGCACCCGGAGAGGGTGGGCGACAAAGACGCACGCCGGACGATCGACCGCCTCATCCGGGGATATGCCGACGGCAGCGAGTTCTTCACCGAGCGCCTCTCGGAGGGGATCGGCACCATCGCCGCCGCGTTCTGGCCCAAGCCCGTGGTGGTACGGATGTCGGACTTCAAGTCCAACGAGTACGCCAGCCTGATCGGCGGGCACAGCTTCGAACCGTCCGAGAGCAACCCGATGATCGGATTTCGCGGCGCCTCGCGCTACGCGCACCCGGCCTACGCCGAGGGATTTGCGCTGGAATGTGCTGCCATGCGACGGGTTCGCAACGAGATGGGATTGACCAATGTCATCCTGATGCTCCCGTTCGTCCGGCGAGTCGCCGAAGCCGATCTGGTGTTGCAGACGATGGCAGACCTGGGTCTTAAACGCGGCGAGAACGGACTCCAGATCTACGCGATGTGCGAGATCCCGAACAACGTCATCTTGATCGATGAGTTCGCCAAACGCTTCGACGGTTTCTCCATCGGCTCCAACGATCTGACCCAGTTGACCCTGGGGGTAGATCGGGACAGCGAGATCGTCGCCTTCGACTACGACGAACGCGACGAGGGTGTCAAAGAGATGATCCGTTTGGCTGTCGAGGGCTGTCGCCGCAACGGCATTCACTCCGGGTTGTGCGGACAGGCCCCGTCGGACTACCCGGACATGGCCGAGTACCTGGTCCGGATCGGCATCGACTCGATGAGCCTGAACCCCGACACCGTGGTCAAGACCACGCGTCAGGTTCTGGAGTTGGAACGCCAACCCGTGCCGACCCGATGA